A region of the Deltaproteobacteria bacterium genome:
ACGCGCATGGACCACGACGCCAACGTGTGGCCGTGGGTGTTGGCGGCGCGCGACGCCGGCGCGCGCGTGCGACACGTCGGCTTCCGCGCGCCGGAGTGCACCCTCGACCTCGACGAGCTGCGCGCGGTGCTCGGCGAGCGCACCCGCCTCGTCGCGGTCGCCGCTGCGTCCAACGCGGTCGGCACGATCCACCCGGTCGCCGACGTCTGCGCGCTCGCGCACGACGCCGGCGCGGAGGTGTTCGTCGACGCCGTCCACTACGCGCCCCACCGGTTGATCGACGTGCAGGCGTGGGACTGCGACTACCTCGCGTGTTCGGCGTACAAGTTCTTCGCGCCGCACGTCGGCATCTTGTGGGGCAAGCGCGAGTCGCTGCGGTCGCTACCCGCCTACCAGGTGCGGCCGGCCGGAGACGAGCTGCCCGGGCGGTGGGAGACCGGCACGCAGAACCACGAGGGCATCGCCGGCGTCGCGGCCGCCATCGACTACCTCGCGTCCCTCGGCGACGGCCCCGATCGGCGCGCGCGGCTGCGCAGTGCGTTCGCCGCCATCGCCGCCCACGAGTCGGTGCTGGCCGCACGCCTGCACGACGGGCTCGCCGCGATCGCCGGCGTCACGGTCTACGGACCGCGGCAAGACCGGGCGCCGACGTTCGGGTTCACGTGCCGCGACCGCGACGCGGCAAGCGTCGCCGAACACCTCGCGTCGCGCGCGATCTATGCGTGGCACGGCAACTTCTACGCGGTCGAGCTCACCCGCGCGCTCGGCCTGGAGCCCGGCGGGCTCGTCCGCGTCGGCCTGCTTCACTACAACACGGCCGACGAGGTCGACCGGATCGTCGCGGCGGTGCGCGAACTGGCCGCCTGACCGCCGCGTCTACCCCGCGAGCGCGCGCGGCGCCGGCGAGATCGACGCGCGCAGCCTCGCCGTGCTGAGCGTGTGCTCGGGCGGGTCGCCGTCCGCCGGCGTCCACACGGGTGGGCCCATCGCCGGCGAGATCAGCGCGAGCGCGTGACTCGCCTGCTCGTGCAGACACATGCGCAGTTCGCCGGGCTCGATCTCGCCGTGCCGCACGAGCCACTCGCCGACGCGGTCCCCGGCGACGGCCGCTTGCTGGTATGCGACGTGAACGACGGACCGCGGCACGCCTGCGCGCAGCGCGATCAAGTCGGTGAGCCGCCACGGCAACCGCGTCGAGGTCGCCCAGCCGATCCTCCGCCCCACCACGCACACCGCAACCGACAACCGCGCGGTCCGCCCAAACAGCAGCAGCCCGTACGCATCGTCGGGCATGGCGTCGACTCGCTCCAACAGGCTTGACGCATTCATACGCACTCTCCACACGCGCTCGAAGCAAACCGCGGGCCCACCGTGCAGCGCGGGGCATCGCGCACTTGCGCGGGACGCGGCACGACATTTCGCGGGTCGCCGGCGGCGGACACACGGCCGGTCGTGGCGGCCGCGCACGCGGCGCCATCGGCAGCCGCCCGTTGCGTCGTGCCACCGCGCGGTGGCACGGTGGGAGATCCACCGGGCTCACCGTGGCCACGTTTCACTACATCGCCGAAACCTACCTCATTCCGGTCCAACTCGTTCTCGCCCTGTTCGGCATGGGCGCGACGCTCCGGGTCAGCGATTTCGCGGCGATCGCGCGCGACCCGCGCGGCCTCGCGGTCGGGCTCGGGCTCCAGTGGATCGCCGTGCCGGCCGCGACGGCCGCGTTCGTCGCGGCGCTCGACCTGCCCCCCGGATGGGCGGTCGGCCTGTTTCTCGTCGCGGCCGTGCCGGGCGGCGCGTTTTCCAACCTGCTCACCTTCCTCGCGCGCGGCAACGTCGCGCTGTCCATCTCGGTGACGGTCGTGACGACCGCGGCATGCGTCGGCACGATCCCGCTGCTGCTGAGCGTGCTCGCCCGCGGCCACCTGCCGGCGGGCTTCGCGCTGCCCGCCGGCCGCATCGTCGTCGAGATCGCGGCGTATTTGATCGGGCCGCTGCTCGCCGGCATGGCCGCGCGCCGGTTGTGGCCGGCCGGCGCGCTGCGCGCATCGCGCTGGGCGATCCGCGGCTCGCTCGTCGGCCTCGCGCTCGTCACCGCCAGCGCGCTGCAAAGCGGCCGCATCCGCGTCGCCGAGTACGGCTGGGGCCCGCCGTTGACGCTCATCGCGTACGGCCTGCTGCTCGCCAACCTCACGCCCCCGTTGGTCCGCGCGCTCGGCCGCTACGACGACGACAACGTCGCGCTCACCATCGAGGTCGCGGTGCGCAACATCGGCATCGCGCTGCTGCTCGTGCACCATTTCTTCCCCGGCCAGCGCGAGCAGGGCCACGTGTTGTACGCGTGCCTGTTCTACGCCGGAATGGGCGGGTTTCTCGCGTTGCCGCCCCTCGTCCGCCACCGCCGCGGCCGCGCTCCGTCGCCGGTGCTCGGGCCGCGGCCCCGACCGGAGCGCGCCGCGCGGTAATCCACTCGGCGAAAACCGCTGTCCGGAGCCCGCGGCGACGGTATACTCGGGAGGGGACGGTTGGTGCCGGTCGACATCGACATCCGCCACGTCGGCGACAAGTCCTACGTCGAGATCCGCGGCGTCGTCGACGAGAACGCGAACTTCGACGCCCTCGCGACGCTCCGGGAGAGAGCCGAGGTGAACCTCCGCGGCGTGCGGCGCATCAACTCGTACGGCGCGCGGGCGTGGATGGATGCGCTCCGCCGCGTCGCCGAGTCGACGCGTCTCGAGTTCGTCGAGTGCTCGTCACCGGTCATCGACCAGATCAACATGCTCGAGGGGTTCCTGGCGCACGCGCCGGTGCGCTCGTTCGTGGCGCCGCTGGTGTGCGAGCACTGCGACGTTCAGATCGACCACGTGTTCGACACGCGCGAGGTGCGCAACCACCACCAGAGCCTGCCGCCGGTCGAGTGCGACCGCTGCCACCGGCCGATGGTGCTCGACGACCTCGAAGACCAGTATTTGCTGTTTCTCCGCGAGCCGACGAAGCTGCGCTGACGTGCGCCGGGTCGCGCCGGCGACGCGCCCGCAATCCGTCGCGTCGCCGGTGCGACCGGTCGCGTGCGACGCGCACATGCGCGGTCGCGCTCACGCCATCAGCTCGTCGATCAACACGTCGTCGTCGTTGAGCGAGCGGAACAGCTTCTTTTTGAGCCGACCTTTTTGGTTGATGAGCGCGCTCGCGAGCTTGTCGATCGCGATCACTGACAGCACGGTCTGGATGAACCCCTCGATCAGTTCGTCCGTTCCGATGCCGAGCAGGTTGAAGTCCCGGCGGTCCATCAACATGAGCCGATCCGTGTCGGATCGCCACCCGCCGTCGTCGGCGCGCACCGACAGGTTGGTGCCCAGCACGTCCCACGACGAGCCGGACGCCAGCTTGTCCACCAGCGGCACGCGCGCCCGCCTGGCGTACACGGCCAGCGGGCGAAACCCGTCGGCGGTCGAACACACCATCATCCGCACGTCGGCCACGTAGATCTCGCCGCGCTTGTTGGGCATGGTGCCGACTTGATACAGGCGCCCGCGCCGGCTGATCGAACTCCACTGGTGATTGCCCACCAGGCTCTGGACGATGTACCGCTCGTAGCCGATGTCGCGCGCCATGAACGCGGAGAGTTCCGCTTCGCTCGTGATCGTGAACACCCCCTGTCCCGCATTGGCATATGGGACCTTCACGACCGCATGGCCACCAAACCGTTGTATCCACAACGGAATCTCGTCACGGCTGACGTCGCGAATGGTCTCGGGCGTGCAGATTTCCAGCCCGCACGGCACCAACTCGGCGTTGTACAGATCGTACGCCTTGGCCGCGACCAGCTTGTTCCGCCCACCGGCGAGACACGCGATGACCGGATTGAACACGGCCGTCTTCGTGTAGACGGGGATCCTCGTCCACGGCCGCTGTGTCACGTAGCGGAGCGCCGCGCGGATCGGGTGCCACGTGCCGCCGGCGTCGCGCACCCGGAGCAGCCCGTCGTCGAACACGGCCGCCGGCTCCTCCGCGTCGTGCGGCATCGGCGCCAGCCACACCGGCTCGTCGACGAAATCGGCGAGTGCCGCGGCGTAACCGGACGCCTCCATGATGTTCTTGTCGTAGACCACCGCGAGTCCGCCGGTGGACACGGCTGCGCGCTTGACGACGAACGGGAGAAGCGAGCGCTCGACCAGCGTCCGATAGCCGCCCTGTTCCTGGTCCTCGGCGAGGATCGGCATCGACTTGTTGCCAGAGGGACACGAGTTGGTCTCGATGACGAGCATCTGGCGATTGCCGCCCTCGGTCGTCACGTGAAACAGGTCCGCCCCCGCCCAGCGAAAAAACCGCGGCCGGTAGCGCAACACCGAAGTGAGGTACTCGGGGACGACGCGCGGGTTGAGGTGGCAGTAGCGGTTGACCAGCCGCTCCTGGCTCATGCGCATGAAAAAGCTCACGAGCGGGTGGACCTGCGCGTTGAGCGCGCGCGGATAGAAGTGACGAGGCGGCTCGAACGAACCCGGCTCGACCTGAACGGCGAACGGCGCGCGGAGTTGCTGGACGGTGATGTTGTCGTGCATGTCGCCGCCTCGACTATGTCACGGCGCCCGCTTTCCGAGGCGACGGCGGGCGTCCAACCGCGCGATCAATCGACGATCGGGGCCGGCGACACGACCGCCGCGCCGTCGATCGCCGGCGCCGCCGGTCCATACAGCACGATCACGCCCGCGCCGCCGCCGCCGCCGCCGCCGCCGCGCTCGGCGACCGGGGCGTCCTCGCCGTCGGGGTTCGCCAGGGCGCCTCCGGTTCCCCCGCGGCCGCCCTTGCCCTCGCCGTCGCCGCCGTCCGCGCGCCGCGCGCCGGCACCGCCGTCCTCGCCGGGCTCGGCGCGGTTGCCGTCGCACCCGCCCCCGCCGCCGCCGCCGTTGGCGGCCACCACGGCCAGCGGTCCGATCGTGACCGTCCCTCCCTCGAGCCCGATCATCCCGCCGCTGCCGCCGCCGCCGCCGCCGGCGCGGTGTCCCGTGCCCGGCCCGCCGCCGGCGCCACCGGCGAGCACCCGGCCGGTCACTCGCAACGCGTCGCGCGCCGCCAGGTGGACGGCGCCCCCGCCCGGTCCCCCGCGCCCGTACGTGTCGAAGCCGTCGTTGTTGGCCGCGCCGTCGGCTCCCGCGCAGCCGCCGCGCAGCATCTCCGGCGGCGCCGCGACCGCCACGCCGCCCGCGCCGCCCGGGATGCCGTCGGGAAATCCGCCGCCGCAGTCGCGCGTGTCGCCGCCCTCGCCGCCGCGACCGCCGTCGCCACCGAACGCGCCGCCTCCGCCGCCCGAACCGCCGTGCTGGGCGCAGGTTG
Encoded here:
- a CDS encoding cysteine desulfurase-like protein, coding for MTALDVAAVRRLFPALARTQDGRPVVFADGPAGSQVPQPVIDAVAGALRDGVSNTHGAFAASRALDRRLEDARAAVADLLGAPDPACCVFGPNMTTLTFALSRALMDRWEEGDEIVVTRMDHDANVWPWVLAARDAGARVRHVGFRAPECTLDLDELRAVLGERTRLVAVAAASNAVGTIHPVADVCALAHDAGAEVFVDAVHYAPHRLIDVQAWDCDYLACSAYKFFAPHVGILWGKRESLRSLPAYQVRPAGDELPGRWETGTQNHEGIAGVAAAIDYLASLGDGPDRRARLRSAFAAIAAHESVLAARLHDGLAAIAGVTVYGPRQDRAPTFGFTCRDRDAASVAEHLASRAIYAWHGNFYAVELTRALGLEPGGLVRVGLLHYNTADEVDRIVAAVRELAA
- a CDS encoding bile acid:sodium symporter family protein, whose protein sequence is MTHSYALSTRARSKPRAHRAARGIAHLRGTRHDISRVAGGGHTAGRGGRARGAIGSRPLRRATARWHGGRSTGLTVATFHYIAETYLIPVQLVLALFGMGATLRVSDFAAIARDPRGLAVGLGLQWIAVPAATAAFVAALDLPPGWAVGLFLVAAVPGGAFSNLLTFLARGNVALSISVTVVTTAACVGTIPLLLSVLARGHLPAGFALPAGRIVVEIAAYLIGPLLAGMAARRLWPAGALRASRWAIRGSLVGLALVTASALQSGRIRVAEYGWGPPLTLIAYGLLLANLTPPLVRALGRYDDDNVALTIEVAVRNIGIALLLVHHFFPGQREQGHVLYACLFYAGMGGFLALPPLVRHRRGRAPSPVLGPRPRPERAAR